In Papio anubis isolate 15944 chromosome 20, Panubis1.0, whole genome shotgun sequence, a single window of DNA contains:
- the LOC101005940 gene encoding cytochrome P450 4F3 isoform X7, producing the protein MLLEILRIHSSEEGLLYIQSLVCTFGDMCCWWVGPWHAIVRIFHPTYIKPVLFAPAAIVPKDKVFYSFLKPWLGDGLLLSAGDKWSRHRRMLTPAFHFNILKPYMKIFNDSVNIMHAKWQLLASEGSARLDMFEHISLMTLDSLQKCVFSFDSHCQEKPSEYIAAILELSALVAKRHQQFFLYIDFLYYLTHDGQRFRRACRLVHDFTDAVIQERRRTLPSQGVDDFLQAKAKSKTLDFIDVLLLSKDEDGKKLSDEDIRAEADTFMFEGPKCMVAVHPRVLKQPRDPSLPCCLPGHDTTASGLSWVLYHLAKHPEYQERCRQEVQELLKDREPKEIEWDDLAQLPFLTMCIKESLRLHPPVPAISRCCTQDIVLPDGRVIPKGVICHISVLGTHHNPAVWPDPEVYDPFRFDPENIKERSPLAFIPFSAGPRNCIGQTFAMAEMKVVLALTLLRFRVLPDHTEPRRKPELVLRAEGGLWLRVEPLS; encoded by the exons ATGCTGCTTGAAATCCTCAGG ATTCACAGCTCGGAGGAAGGTCTCCTATACATACAAAGCCTGGTGTGCACCTTTGGTGATATGTGCTGCTGGTGGGTGGGGCCCTGGCACGCAATCGTCCGCATCTTCCACCCCACCTACATCAAGCCTGTGCTCTTTGCTCCAG CCGCCATTGTACCAAAGGATAAGGTCTTCTACAGCTTCCTGAAGCCCTGGCTGG GGGATGGGCTCCTGCTGAGTGCTGGTGACAAGTGGAGCCGCCACCGTCGGATGCTGACACCCGCCTTCCATTTCAACATCCTGAAGCCCTATATGAAGATTTTCAATGACAGTGTGAACATCATGCAT GCCAAGTGGcagctcctggcctcagaggGCAGTGCCCGTCTGGACATGTTTGAGCACATCAGCCTCATGACCTTGGACAGTCTGCAGAAATGTGTCTTCAGCTTTGACAGCCATTGTCAGGA GAAGCCCAGTGAATATATTGCCGCCATCTTGGAGCTCAGTGCCCTTGTGGCAAAAAGACACCAGCAGTTCTTCCTGTACATAGACTTCCTGTATTATCTCACCCATGATGGGCAGCGTTTCCGCAGAGCCTGCCGCCTGGTGCACGACTTCACAGACGCCGTCATCCAGGAGCGGCGCCGCACCCTCCCTAGCCAGGGTGTTGATGACTTCCTCCAAGCCAAGGCCAAATCCAAGACTTTGGACTTCATTGATGTGCTCCTGCTGAGTAAG GATGAAGATGGGAAGAAGTTGTCTGATGAGGACATAAGAGCAGAAGCAGACACCTTTATGTTTGAGG GCCCAAAATGCATGGTTGCTGTCCACCCTCGGGTGCTGAAGCAGCCCAGAGACCCAAGCCTGCCTTGCTGCCTCCCAGGCCATGACACCACGGCCAGTGGTCTCTCCTGGGTCCTGTACCACCTTGCAAAGCACCCGGAATACCAGGAGCGCTGCCGGCAGGAGGtgcaagagcttctgaaggacCGTGAGCCTAAAGAGATTGAATG GGACGACTTGGCCCAGCTGCCCTTCCTGACCATGTGCATTAAGGAGAGCCTGCGGTTGCATCCCCCAGTTCCTGCCATCTCCCGCTGCTGCACCCAAGACATTGTGCTCCCAGACGGCCGGGTCATCCCCAAAG GTGTTATCTGCCACATCAGTGTTCTCGGAACCCATCACAACCCAGCTGTGTGGCCGGACCCTGAG GTCTACGACCCCTTTCGCTTTGACCCAGAGAACATCAAGGAGAGGTCACCTCTGGCTTTTATTCCCTTCTCGGCAGGACCCAG GAACTGCATTGGGCAGACGTTCGCGATGGCCGAGATGAAGGTGGTCCTGGCGCTCACGCTGCTGCGCTTCCGCGTCCTGCCGGACCACACCGAGCCCCGCAGGAAGCCGGAGCTGGTCCTGCGCGCAGAGGGCGGACTTTGGCTGCGGGTGGAGCCCCTGAGCTGA
- the LOC101005940 gene encoding cytochrome P450 4F3 isoform X8, with protein MPQIHSSEEGLLYIQSLVCTFGDMCCWWVGPWHAIVRIFHPTYIKPVLFAPAAIVPKDKVFYSFLKPWLGDGLLLSAGDKWSRHRRMLTPAFHFNILKPYMKIFNDSVNIMHAKWQLLASEGSARLDMFEHISLMTLDSLQKCVFSFDSHCQEKPSEYIAAILELSALVAKRHQQFFLYIDFLYYLTHDGQRFRRACRLVHDFTDAVIQERRRTLPSQGVDDFLQAKAKSKTLDFIDVLLLSKDEDGKKLSDEDIRAEADTFMFEGPKCMVAVHPRVLKQPRDPSLPCCLPGHDTTASGLSWVLYHLAKHPEYQERCRQEVQELLKDREPKEIEWDDLAQLPFLTMCIKESLRLHPPVPAISRCCTQDIVLPDGRVIPKGVICHISVLGTHHNPAVWPDPEVYDPFRFDPENIKERSPLAFIPFSAGPRNCIGQTFAMAEMKVVLALTLLRFRVLPDHTEPRRKPELVLRAEGGLWLRVEPLS; from the exons ATGCCTCAG ATTCACAGCTCGGAGGAAGGTCTCCTATACATACAAAGCCTGGTGTGCACCTTTGGTGATATGTGCTGCTGGTGGGTGGGGCCCTGGCACGCAATCGTCCGCATCTTCCACCCCACCTACATCAAGCCTGTGCTCTTTGCTCCAG CCGCCATTGTACCAAAGGATAAGGTCTTCTACAGCTTCCTGAAGCCCTGGCTGG GGGATGGGCTCCTGCTGAGTGCTGGTGACAAGTGGAGCCGCCACCGTCGGATGCTGACACCCGCCTTCCATTTCAACATCCTGAAGCCCTATATGAAGATTTTCAATGACAGTGTGAACATCATGCAT GCCAAGTGGcagctcctggcctcagaggGCAGTGCCCGTCTGGACATGTTTGAGCACATCAGCCTCATGACCTTGGACAGTCTGCAGAAATGTGTCTTCAGCTTTGACAGCCATTGTCAGGA GAAGCCCAGTGAATATATTGCCGCCATCTTGGAGCTCAGTGCCCTTGTGGCAAAAAGACACCAGCAGTTCTTCCTGTACATAGACTTCCTGTATTATCTCACCCATGATGGGCAGCGTTTCCGCAGAGCCTGCCGCCTGGTGCACGACTTCACAGACGCCGTCATCCAGGAGCGGCGCCGCACCCTCCCTAGCCAGGGTGTTGATGACTTCCTCCAAGCCAAGGCCAAATCCAAGACTTTGGACTTCATTGATGTGCTCCTGCTGAGTAAG GATGAAGATGGGAAGAAGTTGTCTGATGAGGACATAAGAGCAGAAGCAGACACCTTTATGTTTGAGG GCCCAAAATGCATGGTTGCTGTCCACCCTCGGGTGCTGAAGCAGCCCAGAGACCCAAGCCTGCCTTGCTGCCTCCCAGGCCATGACACCACGGCCAGTGGTCTCTCCTGGGTCCTGTACCACCTTGCAAAGCACCCGGAATACCAGGAGCGCTGCCGGCAGGAGGtgcaagagcttctgaaggacCGTGAGCCTAAAGAGATTGAATG GGACGACTTGGCCCAGCTGCCCTTCCTGACCATGTGCATTAAGGAGAGCCTGCGGTTGCATCCCCCAGTTCCTGCCATCTCCCGCTGCTGCACCCAAGACATTGTGCTCCCAGACGGCCGGGTCATCCCCAAAG GTGTTATCTGCCACATCAGTGTTCTCGGAACCCATCACAACCCAGCTGTGTGGCCGGACCCTGAG GTCTACGACCCCTTTCGCTTTGACCCAGAGAACATCAAGGAGAGGTCACCTCTGGCTTTTATTCCCTTCTCGGCAGGACCCAG GAACTGCATTGGGCAGACGTTCGCGATGGCCGAGATGAAGGTGGTCCTGGCGCTCACGCTGCTGCGCTTCCGCGTCCTGCCGGACCACACCGAGCCCCGCAGGAAGCCGGAGCTGGTCCTGCGCGCAGAGGGCGGACTTTGGCTGCGGGTGGAGCCCCTGAGCTGA